The genomic region AGGGGGGGCAAGCGCTGGTCTTCCACCCGTCCCAGATCGGCCACCAGGGCGATCGTGGCGGTTTCCACCGTGGGTGCACGCAGTAGGCCGACACCCCGAGCTTCGATCAGGCTGCGGATCGGGCCGGGACAACGGGCGACAAGGCGGCCGGTTTCAACCGAAAGCAGGGTCTGGTCATCAGCCACCAGCGACGCCCCAAGTGAGATCAGCCGAAGCGCCAGAGACGACTTGCCCGACCCGGACGGCCCAAGGATCAAAAGCCCCCGATCCCCCACCGCCACACAAGAGGCGTGCAGCGTCTGGGTGGCGGGGTCGGTCACACGGGCAGGCCGACGACGAAGCGCGCGCCCAAGGGTTCGGACGTGGGGTCGGCGGCGGTGGGGCGGATGTTTTCGGCCCAGATCACCCCGCCATGCGCCTCGACGATCTGCTTTGAGATGGCCAGACCAAGGCCGGAGTGTTGGCCAAACTCGGCCTGCGGGCGTTCCGAGTAGAAGCGCTTGAACACCTTGGCCAGCGCCTGCTCGGGGATGCCGGGGCCGGTATCCTCGACCACGACAAGCACGCGGTTTTCGCGGCGACGGGCCCAGACCCGCACTGCATCGCCTTCTTCGCAGAACGAGATTGCGTTGGTCACCAGATTGACGAAGACCTGCGCAAGACGCGCCTCAAGCCCATGGATGGCGATCGGGTCGGCGGGCAGGTCAATGATGAAGTCCACGCCCTTTTCGCCGGCCTGCTGGCTTAGATACTGGCACAGGTTGGACAGGGTTTTCAGCAGGTTGAATTCTTCTTCCTCTTCCTTGACCAGTTCGCTGTCCAGTCGGGACGCGTTGGAAATATCGCTGACCAGACGGTCCAGACGGCGGACGTCATGTTCGATCACATCCAGCAATTTCTCGCGCTGGTCTTCCTTTTTGACAAAGCGCAGCGACCCCACGGCTGACCGCAAGGATGCCAACGGGTTCTTGATTTCATGGGCCACATCGGCGGCAAACTGTTCATTCGCGTCGATCCGGTCATAAAGCGCCGAAACCATGCCCCGCATGGCCACCGACAGGCGCCCGATTTCGTCCGGGCGGGCGGCAAGGTCGGGGATGCGGACGCGGCTGGGGGCAACCCGGCGGGCATCGCGGTCGCGGCCAAGCTCAGCCGCGGCGGCAAGGTCGGACAGCGGGTTGGAGATGGTGGAGGCCAGCATCAGGCTAAGCCCGATGGATACGGCGACAGCCAAGAGGAACATCTGCAGGATCTGTTCGCGTTCATAGCGGACCAGACGGTCAATCTCGGCCGAGGTGGACGTCAGGACCACAACACCCACAATCTCGCCCGATACCGTGATTGGGGCTGCGACCGAAAACAGAAGGCTGCCTTCGCTATCCCGCGCGATGCGCGTGATGGAATCCCCGCCGCGCGCAGCGTCGAAGGCAACTTGTGCCTGCTGGGCAGCGTCGATGGTTTCGGTGGTGACCGCCCTGCCCTGACGCAGGATCGCGGTGACCCAGGTCCAGACGCCTTCAAGGAAGTCCGTCAGAATCGTCGGCTGGCCCCGGTTGGCCAGCAGCGTATCCGTGCCCTGCCCGACCTTGGAGGCGATGATGCGGCCGGTCGGATCGAACAGGAACACTTCCACCATCGGATCAACGTCGATATCCGCCAGCGGCTGACGGAAATCGAACCCGGCAGAGCCGGGACGCAGTTGCGCCTGGTATATGTTGGCAATCAGTTCGGCCTGCCGCGCCATGCCCTGCTGCCGCTGCAGGGCAAGGCTGTCACGGAAGGGGTTCATGAACAGAACGCCCACCACCAGCATGACCAGCGCCATGAGGTTGAAGACGATGATCTTGCGCGCAAGCGGCGAACGGTTCAGCGCCACAATGCTGCGACCGCCGCGGCCGTCCTTCAGCCGTTCGACGGTAGCTTCGGGGGAAACCCAGTCTTCGCCCAGAAGGACATCACCCGACCGTTTCGGCCGCGGGTCTTCAAGTCCGATCCTGGGTGCCGCGGTCATGCCTTTGGGCCGTCACTCTTCGTTGTAGCGGTAGCCGATCCCGTACAGGGTCTCGATGGCCGAAAAGGTATCGTCAACCGACCGCATCTTCTTGCGCAGCCGCTTGATGTGGCTGTCGATCGTGCGGTCATCGACATAGACCTGATCGTCATAGGCCACATCCATCAGCTGATCGCGCGATTTCACAAAGCCGGGCCGCTGGGCCAAAGCCTGCAGCAACAGGAATTCGGTGACGGTCAGCGACACCTCCATCCCCTTCCAGGTGACCGAGTGGCGCAGCGGGTCCATCCGCAGGGCGCCGCGTTCCATCATCCGGGTTTCTTCGGTGGCCGCCGCTTCGCCGGTGTTGATCGCTTCCTGCCGGCGCAACAGCGCGCGGATGCGTTCCACCAGAAGGCGCTGGCTGAAGGGCTTTTTGACATAGTCGTCGGCCCCCATGCGAAGGCCCAGAACTTCGTCAATCTCATCATCCTTGGATGTCAGGAAGATGACGGGGATCGATGTCTTCTGCCGCATGCGCTGCAACAGGTCCATCCCGTCCATCCTTGGCATCTTGATGTCAAGAACCGCCATATCCGGCATGCGGCGATTGAACGCCTCAAGCGCGGACTGGCCGTCGTTGTAGGTCTCGACCTCGAACCCTTCCGCCTCAAGGGTCATCGCGACCGAGGTCAGGATGTTCCGGTCGTCATCCACCAAAGCGATGCGCGACATCTGCGAGCCTCCCTGTAACTGCTACTGCCACAAGCATATTTTGCCGCCAGTGTCGGTCCTTGGGGCCGGATAATCAACAGGAAACCGAATCACCCCCACAGAACTGCGGCGAAGGGTGGCAATTTCGCCGACCAGACGGGGATTTTGGCCCACAAGTCCGCGATGGTTCGCCATGGTGGCGCTAACGGCAGAATGATTGCGCTAACGCTTTGAAAACATGCTATTCTAGGGCAGAATCGTCATGCTATAGGCCGCTGGTGACCTGACCCGAAATGTCGTGTCACGGCATTCATTGGCCCGGATGCCCATGGGTAGGAACCGCCACATCGGCAGGTGTGGCAACGGGAGCTTGCAGGATGACAGACCAATCCACTCGCGGACGCGTGAACCCTCTTCACCAGTTGGACCACCAAGGCATCTCGGGTGTGGCGGTCGCCCACTACAACTATGTCGAGGCGGCACTGGTCGAGGCCGCGGTCGCGCGGGGCGAGGGGCGTCTGGGCAAGGGCGGGGCGTTCCTGTGCAGCACCGGCACCTTCACCGGGCGGTCACCGAAAGACAAGTTCGTGGTCCGCACAGCTGCGACCGAGGACAGCATCTGGTGGGAAAACAACGCCGCGATGACGCCGGATGCCTTTTCGGTCCTGAAGGCCGACATGCTGTCGCATCTGCAGGGGCGCGAGGTTTTCGTGCAGGACCTTTATGCCGGCGCAGACCCGCTGCATCGGCTGGACGTGCGCGTGGTGACCGAGCTTGCCTGGCACGGCCTTTTCATCCGCCATCTGCTGCGCCGCCCCGCGCGTGAGGAACTGGATGGGTTCGTGCCGGACTGGACGATCATCAACTGCCCCAGCTTCAAGGCTGACCCGGCCAAACATGGGTGCCGGACGGAAACCGTCATCGCGCTGAACTTTGACGAAAAGACCGTGCTGATCGGCAACACGGCCTATGCGGGCGAAAACAAGAAGGCCGTGTTCACGGTGCTGAACTACCTGCTGCCGGAAAAGGGCGTGATGCCGATGCATTGCAGCGCCAACCACGCGGTCGGCAACCCGGTGGATTCGGCAGTGTTCTTCGGCCTGTCGGGCACTGGCAAGACCACGCTTTCCGCCGCGCCCGACCGGACCTTGATTGGCGACGATGAACACGGCTGGTCAGACCGGGGCATCTTCAACTTTGAAGGCGGCTGCTACGCCAAGACCATCAACCTTGACCCCAAGGCCGAGCCGGAGATTCATGCCACCACGCACCGCTTTGCGACGGTGGTGGAGAATATGGTCTATGACGCGGAAACGCTGGAACTCGACTTTGCCGACAATTCGCTGACTGACAACACCCGCTGCGCTTACCCGCTTGAGGCGATCTCGAACGCGTCGGCCACGGGCCTTGGCGGCAATCCACGCCATGTGGTGATGCTGACCTGCGATGCCTTCGGCGTGCTGCCCCCCATTGCCCGGCTGACCCCGGCGCAGGCGATGTATCACTTCCTGTCCGGCTTCACCTCCAAGGTCGCGGGGACCGAGCGGGGGGTGACCGAACCGCAGCCCACGTTCAGCACGTGCTTTGGCGCGCCCTTCATGCCGCGCCGCCCCGAGGTTTACGGCAAGCTTCTGCAAGCCAAGATCAACCGGCAGGGCGCGTCGTGCTGGCTGGTGAACACCGGCTGGACCGGGGGTGCCTATGGTGTGGGCAAGCGGATGCCGATCATGGCGACGCGGGCGCTGTTGTCGGCGGCGCTGGACGGGTCACTGAACGGGGTGACCTTCCGCAGGGATCCGGTGTTCGGCTTTGACGTTCCGGTGGCCGTGCCGGGCGTCGGCAAGGGCCTGCTGGACCCGCGCAGCACCTGGGCCGATCCGGGCGAGTACGACGCGCAGGCGCGCAAGCTGGTGGAAATGTTCCAGAAGAACTTTGCCCAGTACGTCCCCTTCATCGATGCCGACGTGAAGGCGGCAGCCATCGGCTGATGGGCGGACGGGAAAGCCGGAGGGCCGCTTGCTGACTTAGGCGAGCGGCCTTCAGGAATCGACGAATGCCAACCGCACAAGGTTAAGGCCCGTCACCACCAAAAGCCCTTGCGTCCAGCGGCGAAAGCGCTGCTGGTCAAGCCGATCCTGAACCGCATAACCCAGAAACAGCCCCGCCAGCGCCGGGACGGACAGGGCGGCGGAAAAGGCGAGCGTCCGGCTATCTGCCACCCCGGTGCCCAGATGCGCGCCCAGAAACGCCACCGCTCCAATCAGGAAGACCACCCCTTGCGCGCGGATCGCCTCGGCCTTGTCGGCGCCGGTGGACAGCAGGAACACCAGAAGCGGCGGCCCCCAGATGCCAGAGATCCCCCCATAAAGCCCGCCGATCACCCCAAGCCCCCATTCTGCGCGGTCCTGATGCTGCAGCTTGATCGAAAGGTCGGCCCCGATCAGTTGCAATGCCGCGAATGCGGTGATTGGCACGCCGATCAGCAAAAGGTAGACGTCGCGCGGGATGGCGTCGGAGAACGGGGCTGAAATGGCGATGCAGATCACCGTGCCAATCAGGAACCGGCGGTAGGTGAACGCCGTCTGGCGCGCGGCGGGCACGCCTTGGCGAAAGGCCTGCGACAGGTTGGTGGTCAGCGTCGGCAGGATCAGC from Tabrizicola piscis harbors:
- a CDS encoding HPr kinase/phosphorylase, producing the protein MTDPATQTLHASCVAVGDRGLLILGPSGSGKSSLALRLISLGASLVADDQTLLSVETGRLVARCPGPIRSLIEARGVGLLRAPTVETATIALVADLGRVEDQRLPPLRSFTILGCTADLVLHPQNDHFPDALMLYLRHGRQA
- a CDS encoding sensor N-terminal transmembrane domain-containing protein translates to MTAAPRIGLEDPRPKRSGDVLLGEDWVSPEATVERLKDGRGGRSIVALNRSPLARKIIVFNLMALVMLVVGVLFMNPFRDSLALQRQQGMARQAELIANIYQAQLRPGSAGFDFRQPLADIDVDPMVEVFLFDPTGRIIASKVGQGTDTLLANRGQPTILTDFLEGVWTWVTAILRQGRAVTTETIDAAQQAQVAFDAARGGDSITRIARDSEGSLLFSVAAPITVSGEIVGVVVLTSTSAEIDRLVRYEREQILQMFLLAVAVSIGLSLMLASTISNPLSDLAAAAELGRDRDARRVAPSRVRIPDLAARPDEIGRLSVAMRGMVSALYDRIDANEQFAADVAHEIKNPLASLRSAVGSLRFVKKEDQREKLLDVIEHDVRRLDRLVSDISNASRLDSELVKEEEEEFNLLKTLSNLCQYLSQQAGEKGVDFIIDLPADPIAIHGLEARLAQVFVNLVTNAISFCEEGDAVRVWARRRENRVLVVVEDTGPGIPEQALAKVFKRFYSERPQAEFGQHSGLGLAISKQIVEAHGGVIWAENIRPTAADPTSEPLGARFVVGLPV
- a CDS encoding response regulator transcription factor, producing the protein MSRIALVDDDRNILTSVAMTLEAEGFEVETYNDGQSALEAFNRRMPDMAVLDIKMPRMDGMDLLQRMRQKTSIPVIFLTSKDDEIDEVLGLRMGADDYVKKPFSQRLLVERIRALLRRQEAINTGEAAATEETRMMERGALRMDPLRHSVTWKGMEVSLTVTEFLLLQALAQRPGFVKSRDQLMDVAYDDQVYVDDRTIDSHIKRLRKKMRSVDDTFSAIETLYGIGYRYNEE
- a CDS encoding phosphoenolpyruvate carboxykinase — translated: MTDQSTRGRVNPLHQLDHQGISGVAVAHYNYVEAALVEAAVARGEGRLGKGGAFLCSTGTFTGRSPKDKFVVRTAATEDSIWWENNAAMTPDAFSVLKADMLSHLQGREVFVQDLYAGADPLHRLDVRVVTELAWHGLFIRHLLRRPAREELDGFVPDWTIINCPSFKADPAKHGCRTETVIALNFDEKTVLIGNTAYAGENKKAVFTVLNYLLPEKGVMPMHCSANHAVGNPVDSAVFFGLSGTGKTTLSAAPDRTLIGDDEHGWSDRGIFNFEGGCYAKTINLDPKAEPEIHATTHRFATVVENMVYDAETLELDFADNSLTDNTRCAYPLEAISNASATGLGGNPRHVVMLTCDAFGVLPPIARLTPAQAMYHFLSGFTSKVAGTERGVTEPQPTFSTCFGAPFMPRRPEVYGKLLQAKINRQGASCWLVNTGWTGGAYGVGKRMPIMATRALLSAALDGSLNGVTFRRDPVFGFDVPVAVPGVGKGLLDPRSTWADPGEYDAQARKLVEMFQKNFAQYVPFIDADVKAAAIG
- a CDS encoding sulfite exporter TauE/SafE family protein; this encodes MFEFLLAGLSIQAFEAALAVSFLAGLVKGTVGFAMPMILVSAFAIFLPPDLALAGLILPTLTTNLSQAFRQGVPAARQTAFTYRRFLIGTVICIAISAPFSDAIPRDVYLLLIGVPITAFAALQLIGADLSIKLQHQDRAEWGLGVIGGLYGGISGIWGPPLLVFLLSTGADKAEAIRAQGVVFLIGAVAFLGAHLGTGVADSRTLAFSAALSVPALAGLFLGYAVQDRLDQQRFRRWTQGLLVVTGLNLVRLAFVDS